A single window of Watersipora subatra chromosome 9, tzWatSuba1.1, whole genome shotgun sequence DNA harbors:
- the LOC137404658 gene encoding sulfotransferase 1C2-like: MGTNRSPELVKEIAEAVSFDKMKVGKTTATPSKESMEMVKSIVGPKHLEENHTKLKKATVQIYRKGVIGDWKNHFTVAQNEMFDDFLADWEGGKDIPFVYTQE; this comes from the exons ATGGGTACCAACAGATCACCAGAACTGGTGAAAGAGATAGCTGAAGCTGTAAGCTTTGATAAGATGAAAGTAGGAAAGACAACAGCAACTCCGTCTAAAGAATCTATGGAGATGGTCAAATCAATA GTTGGACCTAAACACCTTGAAGAGAATCATACAAAACTCAAGAAAGCAACTGTACAAATTTACAGAAAAG GCGTCATTGGAGACTGGAAAAATCATTTCACTGTCGCGCAGAATGAAATGTTTGACGACTTTCTGGCAGACTGGGAAGGTGGTAAAGATATACCATTTGTGTACACTCAGGAATAA